In Ruminiclostridium papyrosolvens DSM 2782, the following proteins share a genomic window:
- the cls gene encoding cardiolipin synthase, with translation MNTNLYSALSLIIIISNIVFVITALFFERKKPVRALSWILALILLPVAGFLLYLIFGRPLNLKKKKFHIKNHKDVEYSREIYQTLGTVYYDETMFKEEYNYYVKQLINFNINLSQSPFTNDNKVEIFTKSQDKYDSLLKDIEEAETSIHMLYFIIKNDKIGTLIINTLAKKAKQGVTVRVLFDHGQNLFFPYRAFKTIIDNGGEVLSFFSNSVDNYLKANYRNHRKIVVIDGKLGYIGGINIGDEYLGLHKRIKPWRDTHLKVTGSSVYCLQLRFMTDWLYASKKEVDFGRLDKYFRPIKREERGNVAIQMVSSGPDTNAEEVKRGMVKMINSAKCSILIQTPYFVPDDSFLEALQNAAMSGVDVVIQIPEVPDKRLVYKVTTSFIEDVMDFGVRVYLYPGFLHSKMIVIDDTCCSIGSTNMDMRSFSLDFEINAFMYGYDITHKCSSIFYNDLNICKVVTEDNYKKRGVMSKMLESICRLLSPLL, from the coding sequence ATGAATACAAACTTATATTCAGCACTGTCATTAATTATAATAATATCGAACATTGTTTTTGTTATTACAGCACTTTTTTTTGAAAGAAAAAAGCCTGTTCGAGCTTTGAGTTGGATTTTAGCACTCATTCTATTACCTGTAGCCGGATTTTTACTATATTTGATATTTGGCAGACCATTGAATCTTAAAAAGAAAAAATTTCATATAAAAAATCATAAAGACGTTGAGTATAGCAGAGAAATTTACCAAACGTTAGGTACTGTTTATTATGATGAAACCATGTTCAAGGAAGAATATAATTATTATGTGAAGCAGTTAATAAATTTTAATATAAATCTGTCCCAAAGTCCTTTTACCAATGACAACAAAGTAGAAATATTCACAAAATCTCAGGATAAATACGATTCCTTATTAAAAGATATAGAAGAAGCTGAAACTTCTATTCATATGCTTTATTTCATTATAAAAAATGATAAAATTGGTACGCTTATTATAAATACTCTTGCTAAAAAAGCAAAACAGGGTGTTACTGTAAGGGTACTTTTTGATCATGGGCAAAATCTGTTTTTCCCGTATAGAGCTTTTAAAACCATCATAGATAATGGCGGAGAGGTATTAAGTTTCTTTTCAAATTCAGTAGATAACTACCTTAAAGCAAACTATAGAAATCACAGGAAGATAGTAGTTATTGACGGAAAGTTAGGGTATATAGGAGGAATTAATATCGGTGACGAGTATCTGGGGCTGCATAAAAGAATTAAGCCATGGAGAGATACTCATCTTAAAGTAACAGGGAGCAGTGTTTATTGCCTTCAACTCAGGTTTATGACAGATTGGCTGTACGCCTCCAAAAAGGAAGTAGACTTTGGAAGGTTGGATAAATACTTTAGACCAATCAAAAGAGAAGAAAGAGGAAATGTAGCTATTCAAATGGTTTCAAGCGGACCTGATACCAATGCAGAGGAAGTCAAGAGGGGTATGGTAAAAATGATTAATTCTGCGAAATGCTCTATTCTTATTCAAACCCCCTATTTTGTCCCGGATGATTCATTTCTTGAAGCTTTACAAAATGCTGCAATGTCGGGTGTAGATGTAGTAATCCAGATACCTGAAGTCCCTGACAAAAGACTTGTGTACAAAGTAACCACATCCTTTATTGAAGATGTAATGGACTTTGGAGTAAGGGTTTACCTGTATCCGGGTTTTTTACATTCAAAAATGATAGTAATAGACGACACTTGCTGTTCTATAGGGTCTACAAATATGGATATGAGAAGCTTTTCACTGGATTTTGAAATCAATGCTTTTATGTATGGTTATGATATTACTCATAAATGCTCTTCAATATTTTATAATGACCTTAATATATGCAAAGTAGTAACAGAAGACAATTATAAAAAAAGAGGTGTAATGTCAAAAATGCTGGAAAGCATTTGCAGACTGCTATCACCGCTTCTCTGA
- a CDS encoding HD domain-containing protein — protein sequence MTLYSDKITKEMINYFNKDVKRINHALKVYSFCKTIGALEQLNDNELMIVNLSGILHDIGIKEAEKKYNSSAGPYQEKEGPAIAKEIMNKYDIDKNIIERVCYIIGHHHSYSKIDGLDFQILVEADFLVNIYEDEMDKNAITSVKNKYFKTKTGSAILEDMYL from the coding sequence ATGACACTGTATTCGGACAAAATAACAAAGGAAATGATAAACTATTTCAATAAAGATGTTAAGCGTATTAACCATGCACTAAAGGTTTATAGCTTTTGTAAAACAATAGGTGCATTAGAGCAGCTTAATGATAATGAATTGATGATTGTAAACCTTTCAGGAATTCTTCACGATATTGGAATCAAAGAGGCCGAAAAAAAGTACAATTCATCTGCGGGACCTTATCAGGAAAAGGAGGGGCCTGCTATAGCAAAAGAGATAATGAACAAGTACGATATAGATAAAAATATTATCGAAAGGGTTTGCTATATAATAGGGCATCACCACAGCTATAGCAAAATTGACGGGCTGGATTTTCAAATACTGGTTGAAGCTGATTTTCTTGTGAACATATATGAAGATGAAATGGACAAAAATGCCATAACCAGTGTAAAAAATAAATATTTTAAGACAAAAACAGGTTCAGCAATACTTGAAGACATGTATCTTTAG